Genomic window (Theileria annulata chromosome 4, complete sequence, *** SEQUENCING IN PROGRESS ***):
AATGCTATTCCAAATACATATAATACAGGCACATATACGTCAAGTACATATAATTCGAGTACAATGAATAGAATAGgtgttaataaatatagaaataaaCAACGTGGTAAGCTTGACGTATATTCCCCAAATAAAGTTTCTAATTTCCAAAATATGGAAAATAACTTAAATACACGTGAACAATTACATTTAACAAATGACcaaatacatttaaatGAACAATTACACTTAACAAATGAAGATATGTTATTTAACACACAAATTGATAACTCACAATACAATACACATCCGGATACACACTTCACGCAATCAGATATGGATACACAATTAGAAATGGAATTCAATAAACATGCAGAAATGGAGTTTAATACACACGTAAACACGCAGTTGAATACACAAATGGATAATTCACATTTTACACACTCTGAATCACATTACAGTACACATCCAGAATCACACCATGAAGGAACACAATATCACGAATCATCACAATATATACATGGTgataaagaatatatacATGGTGATAAACAATTAAGTAATAATCATTTGAGTAATACACAATATTATAGTCCAGAACCGGAGTGTTCATCTTTGGAAGTATCGAGTCTAAAGGAGACAAGGAAACAATTCTACCAGAATAAGGATTCAACAGTGTTCTTAAAGATCTTGGCGACGCAATTGGTGTCAGGAACAATAATAGGAAGAGGAGGAAAGGGATTAAATTGGTTCCGACGCAAGAGTAAGGTGGATGATATCGTTTTATCGATGCCCTGGGAACTTTACCCGAAGACTGAATACAGAACTCTGCTCCTTAAAGGCACAGTGAAATCAGTAATCAAGTCAACATGTATAATATCAGAGCTAATGAACTCCAGTTACTCACTCCAAGCTGATAACACCATGCTGGTAATGGTGGTTATCCCAGACCTATTTCTGTCAGCAATCGACGAGATTAAGAGGACGACGAACCCAGAAACTCTCTCAATCACGTTATTCAGAGATGAAAACTCACGTCATGAGGAAATCGTGGCCGTCATCAAAGGTGACAAACCAAGAGTTAAAGATCTTGTTGTAGCCATTGCAACCTCAATCACTGAGACTATTCCACCTGAAAAATATTGTTTTGTTGCTTATTCTGAACATACAAATACACAATCTTATACACAAAATAATACCTATACACAAGGGAATTCATATACACAGACTAATTTACAAGGGAATTCATATACACAAGGTAATTTGCAGAGTAATTCACAGAGTAGTTCCTTGTCAAATTCATATTCACAATCAAATGGTAATCCCAATTATCAAGACAATTCAAGTGTATATACGAATGGTACTGGCCAGTATCAAAAGAATCAGAAAACTGATGAAATTGATAGTctgataaatcaaataGAAAACTCTCTGGATAAAGGAAATCTGGGAGCATTGAATAATATCTCGACACTGCTAAGATATAAGCCGGAACTGCTATCAACACAAGTAGAAGTGCAAGTAAATCTGGCAAACGGGATACCAGAAGATGTCATCGCAGCATCTTCAATGTACAAGTGCGATCTCTTCCAAAATGACAAGGATGGAGACAAAGTACAATGCAGAATCTCGGGACAATTCGCAGGATGCTTCGCCACACTCTTACTAATCCTCATTAAGTCCAAATAATCTCTTtatacaataaatatacatGTATATAAGTTTAGAaagatattaataattagaCAACTTCTTCTTTAAGAGCTACACGAGAAGATTGCTTTTTCGTCAAGGTGGAAGGGAAGACGGTGGGAGGAAGGTGAAGATAACTTCGAAGAAACTCAATCCCCTGATCAGTTAAAGTAAAGTACAAATGCTGCCAATTGCAGTTCTCTTCAACGTAATTCTTCGACTTCAGAGACCTCATAGTCATTAGAACATGAAGATTAGGAACACTGATCTCAGGGTGAGCAGGAATCTTCGGATTCTTCTGAACAACAAGAACCCcctctaaaaataaataaaattattttatggAGCAAAccttttattaaatattcgTAAATAGCAACCCGGTTCTCCTTCGGGATTAAGCTATATTTCATGCCAACAACCGACATtatggataataatataaaattataaaaaactAGAGATCAAAGTATCAGGAAAgtataaacaaaatttaaaatcaattaataaatatatgataATCAAgactaaattaaatttaggtATAATGACATGGggtaataataaataagtcaatataactaaaaataaactaaactataataattaaatttaaattaactttTAGTCATGGAAGATATTAAGCGGAAAGCTCACCAGACAAAATCACTCTCCATTATAACTGTTCTAACCCTACCACAAGACTTATAAATAACACTTTTCATATTTTGTGTAATATATCTAGGATCTAAAccttttttattttaattatttatacttaCAATTCATTGTTAGaatctaatttaaaatataattaatcgagagtaatttatcatttgtattaatattaatttgtgttattaaaacaatataatcacgatttttaaaattaaacctGAATATGTTTAAAAGGAAGAGAGAAGATTCTTCCAGTTATTTAGATTTGGAGTATTCCAATAGTAATAATCGAAGCCAATCATTgaataatgtaaatattaACAGAAAATCTATTAATGGGCAGTTTACAGATGATTTCCTAGTATTGTCAAAGTATTTTCCATTTCTGAAAAAACATATGATACTAAACTTGAGGTGGAAACCATTTATGCCAAAATCATCAAGTTATCATTATGATTTCAACCATCCAGACTCAGTATATCATTTATCGAAGGCGATATTGAAGCATAATTATGGCTTGGAATTGTATTTGCCATGCTCATGTGAAGAAGATTCATGTAACTTAAATAAGGATTTGGATGTGTTAAATAAGTACTTTAAGGATTTAAGTGCTAGTTCAAATTTCATTAGATACTTGGCACCTTGTGTACCTAACAGACTTGGTTACATCAGAGCCATATCCTCACTACTATGTTTAAAGAACAATGAGTCACATATATCAGATATTGAAGCCCACAACATCAACTCAGATGAACAATTGAAACTGAATATTATTGTACTTGACATAGGAACAGGAGCAAGTTGTATTTATCCACTCATTGGTACTAGTGAAAATTCTTGGAATTTTATAGgtacaataattttttaaatagttttaattatttaaaataatatatataataattagtcTAGTCAAGTAGTCTATAGTACTGTTAACTAGTCAAGTACTGTAATAAGTAGtgtaataatatgattAGGAACGGATATAGATAATTTGACACTTGAATTGGCGAGAGAAAATGTGGAAATTAATCATTTAGAAGACCGTATTAATCTAAGATTACAAAGAACACCAACACTCATCTtcaatagtatattatattcacACGAGTTGGTTGCAATGACAATGTGTAATCCACCATTCCATTCTTCATTGGAAATGACAAACTTAAACCCACGTACTTTCTCAACAGGAACTGAACGTGAACTTGTATTTTCAATATCAGAGgatacaaatttatcaactGAACAGTCATACATGGATAATATTGAGTGTAATGGGAACAGTACAGTTACTGGACAACTAAAGTTAATGTTATCTGAGAAACATGGAGACCTGGCatttatagaaataatGTTACAGGAAAGTAAGTTATATTGTCATAACATCGTTTGGTTCACTACATTGGTACCAAGAATGTCAACTCTGAAGAAAATCAAGAATATTATCCATAGAGAAATGAGACATTATAATCTAAATCATGTACAGCAGGTTCAGTTTCTAGACTCAAAACTACATCACTTATATTACGAAGGttctaaatttaagtttGCACCTAGGCCTGAGGTTAAAATTGATGTTGGcaatttacacatttgtgaatttagaaaattcaCACTTGCACTTGGAAAACAAACCAGATGGGTAATTGCTTGGACCTTTTACAACTCACAACAAAgattacaaattattaataatctCATCAAACTATCAACCTGATCCCGACTAATTAACCTGATCTAACTCACGACATAGAGAACAGATTATTAATAACCTCATGAAATTATCCTTAATGTTAATGtagtatagtattaatattatatattagaatgtaattatataaatggttaaaaataaagggaaaggtttaaatttaaaaaaggTTAAAAAAAGTAAAATCTCAAGAACAAAGCTTAAGAATCCTACAGATTCctataaaaataagaaaataaaattttccaaattaaataaacaaaataaaaaggAAACTAAAGATAAACTTAATAGAGAAGATGAAAATCGGATAGAAGAAAGTGAACTAGTTGAAAATAAAGCTAATTCTACTAAAGATTCTAATACTGAGGGTGtagaattaaataaacaaaatttatctGATTTTAAAGGTTCAGGTAAAATTAGTGTGTTGACATCAAATTTAGGATTCGTGTTCATCGGAAACGTACCTCTCACTATTAAAGACAAGTCTGATCTCGTTAAAAAACTGAAAATTAACCCGAAAATAATACAATCAGTAATGAATTTACAATTTACGCATGTTTAGGTTCATTTTAGATCATTGCCAATTGACCCAAAATATGCTCGAAATAAGAAAGTTGGAGTTATCAAGGAGAAATTCTCTGATGCTAAGGATAACCAAAATGCATATATTAAGTTATCAGACCCAAAGTATTTAAACGAGTTACTTGAAAAAAACGTTTGTTTCTACAGAAAATAACGTTGTAGACTTTGGAAGTTGATGGACATCATCTCTTTATAAATACCAGCGATAAAGATTCATTCAGCGTATTTATAAAGTATTGGAATTTGTTTTAGAAATTCAGTAGGAAGAAAACAGTTTTTGTTGGAAGACTACCTCCAACCGCAACTGAAGATGAtttgtacaatattttCATGAATATAAGTCCAGTAAAAGGTAAGCAAtctaatgaatttaaattttcagcCGTGAGAATAGTAAGAGATCCCGTAACAATGAAATCAAAGGTATAGACATTAATGTATAGCCAAATTTAGGGGTTTGGTTTCGtagaatttgataataGACCAGCAGTCACTGAGGCAATAAAAGaacttaataataaacagttcaaagtataaatatttaaagtaATTTGTTCAATTTAGGGATACACATTAAATGTTACCAAATGTttagaagaaattaaactaaaaGATAGTAAAAGTAATAAGGGCAAAAGGGTTGttaagaataataaaagtaataaaaataaaaaggttaataaaaagaataaatttattaagaataaaaagtttattaagaataaaagaagatgattgaattttcattttcttatcagagaaatttaattttattcctTTCTTacatattaaataatataattagaCAATATGAAGAtaattgatgaaattagaaattataaatgtttTATAGCATGTAACAATTTCAAGTATGTGAGTAAAATACTTGAATACTTTGAGAAACTTTACAAGAGTAATATTATCCAATACCGTATAATCATAAATAAGCTTAAAAAGACTTTAACTGATTTGAGTTGTAAAAGAGGATTTATTCTGGGTATTTTAGATTATCAGAGAGAGTCAAATGAGTACATGAGGGAGGAAGTTGTAAGGGTAGAGGGAAAAAATAACAAGATAATACAAGAAATAACAAgagaaataaatataaataggaattatgaagaaaaaattacaatataCAAGAAAGAAAAggataatattataaaccAAATCATAAGAATTGAGTCTAGaatagaatttaataaaaatcaaatattatacatgaATTTCATTGTACAtacatttgaaaataaggttaataacataaatccattagtttaaatattaattagcGTAATCAAGTATCTAAGTAGTAATTAACTGTGTAATAAGTAGTAATTAAGTGtgtaaatgaatttattagtattaccggctagaaataattatgaaGAGAAAAGACAATTTTCTGAGAAATTTGATGACTcaaataaatgataaaaaagATCTTATCAACTTGTgtaataacaaattaatagaaatcAAAGCTGAACATTCCAGAAATATACAATCAAAAGTAATATActtcattaaattaatattatagatGAATATTGATGGAGAATTGAAAGTTAgaagaattaatattaaattagaGTTTACAAGaataaattctaaaaacAAGTGTATGTCTAAGGAAATTGAAGGATTATTCAAAATCATGAGCTCTAAAAGGAGGAAAATTGAACAACTAAAGGAAACAGTTATTATAATCTCAGACAATCTAAACAGTCATTCTGAACAATTATCTAATACAACCAGGGTAAACCAAGCTAATTAATCTTGTTTaggaaataaatataaaaggGGAAGATTTCAAGTTAAAATGCTTAGCAGTTGAGGACTTGAAGAAATTTAAAGCTACTTTAGAAAACAAAGTAATTAATGATTGTATAATTGGTTTTATAGATTGGTGAAGTACAATTGGACTATGAGAACTTGGaaaagtaataaaatttattaaaaatttagaGAACTTGTAGAGTTGAATAAACAGTTGGAACAGAATTTGGACCAAAATACCaaaaaagaaaatgaaTACTCTGAATTAAAACACAAATTCAAATCattaaatgatgaaaataatgtttCAATCATCAAATACaacacattaatattaaatatggATGAAAATGTTGGTTTCCGAAGCTgtaaattgattttagatGAACAAATTCATTAAGTTGATATGGAATAGTATACAGAGTCTtatgaatattaattctGAATACAACTTTGATACTAAATTTAGTATAAAAACACTTGATGAGATGGTAATAATACATActtagtattaattttaaggAACTAATTTTACGTGAAAACTATGAAgaaattaagaatattaatgtgAAATACGGTGATAAAATAGTAAATCGTACACTGGGTATGAgaattttctatatttaaGTAGACATACGCAAGAATATGAATCATATAAAGGACTTGAAAACAGAAGAAAATATTCAAAGAGATAAAATGAATAGGTGAAAACTAATCTATAATAGATTAATAGACTAATAAAAGAAGTTAATGTACTGTTGGACAAAATTACTAGACTTGATTCGAAAATATCTGAACATCAAAAACAAAAATCTGACATggaaaatgaaataataatccAAGTAAACAAATAGAAActcattaaaatataaataattattagaaacAAATGATCGATGGATTTGTGGAGGaaggtatttttataatttgaaattaaacTTAGAAATTACTGatgaaataaatacaataaCTATTGGAACTTGTAAAGAATTACAAGTGTTTATAGAAACTAAGGTATATCCCTGATGAATGACATTATTAGAAACAAGAAGAACaagataaaataacaaacCACAAGAAATCTCTAGAcgatattaaaaataagaaaatgGACGAAATAAAGAATAGATATgaattattagtattaatgaTTTGATTTATGTATTTCAGGAGGATGAAGAGAAGAAACAATTTTTACTTGACAATTCAATGTTAGACGAAAGAATAACTAACTTGAAAATTGCGATTAATAAGactaaatttgaaaataatgaacATGATATTTTAAGGTTTGTAATTGGTTATATGTAATTATTAGTTCCAATGTGAAGCAAAATAGGAATCAATATGTTCATTTTGAGGTATATTAATCTGTTAAATGAGAATTTAGTCCTCTGATACCATACATAGTTCAACCAAAAGAGTAAGTTTAGATATTCAAATAACTTACCgtttaatgaatttatagaaaTGTCAAAGAACTACACCAAAAAGAAAGTTTATAGacaaaaaaataaacaaatcTCTCAATAACGATGATGAACAGAATGAATTGGACTTGTTCTGTTAAATATGTAACTCTATGAATCTATTAAGGTTAATGattcatattatttgaacttgtatatttaataaatttataaatcttATTCATACAAAATGAaagaatatgaatataattttaatataaattcacaaaatttcaaagagtttgtaaattaactaTAGAATTATCTTTAGAACTTTTAAATCATTGGAAATTAAAGCATCTGAACAATTTGAATCATTGGAAATTAGTTTACCTGAACAATTTGAATCATTGGAAATTAGTTTACCTGAACAATTTGAATCATTGGAAATGTTAAATCATTCTGTGAGTGATATTTGTGTTGTGAATTCTGAAAAGATTGCAGTTTCTGCAATTAAAAGTAATGATTTGGGACTCCGTTTTGGAGAAATATATGTCtgtaattaataattgaaaatttttagattattgatttaaattctaaGGAATCGATTTTTCCCATTTTAAACTGCgtaaattaacaaatgtTACTCTTAGTTAGGGTGGAGTTTCCAAACTTTCCATTAACAAGTATGACCGAAACatgttaattttaggtATTCTGTTGAATGATTTATGAATTAGGAGGGATTCTTGGAACACTAGATATTTGGGATATTAGATACCATGTAATCTTAGACACAATTTATGGTTAAACTGGTTTAGAGTAAAGTGATTAGCACAGATTACAATTCAACAACACATTCTAGTCCTGTTTACtattatattgttaataatGTATAGATAATTCTTGCTGAAGTTATAGGGAACACGTTACAATCACTTGATTCATTTGGAAATTTGGCAAAATGGTCCATAGAAAACTTGAGCAAACCTCTCGTATGGACAATTAGAATACAATTTGACAGGAATTACTTGAATTgaaaaaagaaaataacATTTCTAATATAACAGTTGGAACACATGGATCAGAGACAATTTGTGGCACTTGTTCGGgacaaattattaaaataaatgatcAAGTTGAGGTTAATCAAGCGCACAGATCATTTATAAGTGCAATTGACTATAACCCATCAAACATAGGTAAAATACTAgccaatttttaaattcagaTTTGTT
Coding sequences:
- a CDS encoding 40S ribosomal protein S10, putative (Tap579b07.q1c.cand.35 - score = 10.85;~SMART pfam:S10_plectin (PF03501) at aa 11-106, E()=2.10e-48), whose translation is MSVVGMKYSLIPKENRVAIYEYLIKEGVLVVQKNPKIPAHPEISVPNLHVLMTMRSLKSKNYVEENCNWQHLYFTLTDQGIEFLRSYLHLPPTVFPSTLTKKQSSRVALKEEVV
- a CDS encoding uncharacterized protein (Tap579b07.q1c.C.cand.112 - score = 20.51), coding for MFKRKREDSSSYLDLEYSNSNNRSQSLNNVNINRKSINGQFTDDFLVLSKYFPFLKKHMILNLRWKPFMPKSSSYHYDFNHPDSVYHLSKAILKHNYGLELYLPCSCEEDSCNLNKDLDVLNKYFKDLSASSNFIRYLAPCVPNRLGYIRAISSLLCLKNNESHISDIEAHNINSDEQLKLNIIVLDIGTGASCIYPLIGTSENSWNFIGTDIDNLTLELARENVEINHLEDRINLRLQRTPTLIFNSILYSHELVAMTMCNPPFHSSLEMTNLNPRTFSTGTERELVFSISEDTNLSTEQSYMDNIECNGNSTVTGQLKLMLSEKHGDLAFIEIMLQESKLYCHNIVWFTTLVPRMSTLKKIKNIIHREMRHYNLNHVQQVQFLDSKLHHLYYEGSKFKFAPRPEVKIDVGNLHICEFRKFTLALGKQTRWVIAWTFYNSQQRLQIINNLIKLST
- a CDS encoding uncharacterized protein (Tap579b07.q1c.C.cand.113 - score = 75.73;~SMART RRM (SM00360) at aa 214-297, E()=4.03e-19) codes for the protein MVKNKGKGLNLKKVKKSKISRTKLKNPTDSYKNKKIKFSKLNKQNKKETKDKLNREDENRIEESELVENKANSTKDSNTEGVELNKQNLSDFKGSGKISVLTSNLGFVFIGNVPLTIKDKSDLVKKLKINPKIIQSVHFRSLPIDPKYARNKKVGVIKEKFSDAKDNQNAYIKLSDPKYLNELLEKNTLEVDGHHLFINTSDKDSFSKFSRKKTVFVGRLPPTATEDDLYNIFMNISPVKGKQSNEFKFSAVRIVRDPVTMKSKGFGFVEFDNRPAVTEAIKELNNKQFKGYTLNVTKCLEEIKLKDSKSNKGKRVVKNNKSNKNKKVNKKNKFIKNKKFIKNKRR
- a CDS encoding uncharacterized protein (Tap579b07.q1c.C.cand.111 - score = 48.06), with product MLSCDDNSDVSYASGFHNSNRHSNRDYTKGEYSNRQYSNRDYSNREYTKGEYTKGEYTTKGEYTSNIDVGMSSLNISRSHNDHSLSETIKDNQFHNGTDPSWYSGMVDSRNRDVLSSYMYDSVNSEVPQSIIDNELGFSNLTLPLFDYYPNYVESEKVTGYETNPSKNINTFDAHSNGLNTFNNSTSTAPNSLNSTVSSTYNGTISNSYNGVSSSYNAIPNTYNTGTYTSSTYNSSTMNRIGVNKYRNKQRGKLDVYSPNKVSNFQNMENNLNTREQLHLTNDQIHLNEQLHLTNEDMLFNTQIDNSQYNTHPDTHFTQSDMDTQLEMEFNKHAEMEFNTHVNTQLNTQMDNSHFTHSESHYSTHPESHHEGTQYHESSQYIHGDKEYIHGDKQLSNNHLSNTQYYSPEPECSSLEVSSLKETRKQFYQNKDSTVFLKILATQLVSGTIIGRGGKGLNWFRRKSKVDDIVLSMPWELYPKTEYRTLLLKGTVKSVIKSTCIISELMNSSYSLQADNTMLVMVVIPDLFLSAIDEIKRTTNPETLSITLFRDENSRHEEIVAVIKGDKPRVKDLVVAIATSITETIPPEKYCFVAYSEHTNTQSYTQNNTYTQGNSYTQTNLQGNSYTQGNLQSNSQSSSLSNSYSQSNGNPNYQDNSSVYTNGTGQYQKNQKTDEIDSLINQIENSLDKGNLGALNNISTLLRYKPELLSTQVEVQVNLANGIPEDVIAASSMYKCDLFQNDKDGDKVQCRISGQFAGCFATLLLILIKSK
- a CDS encoding uncharacterized protein (Tap579b07.q1c.C.cand.114 - score = 12.56) translates to MKEYEYNFNINSQNFKETFKSLEIKASEQFESLEISLPEQFESLEISLPEQFESLEMLNHSVSDICVVNSEKIAVSAIKSNDLGLRFGEIYIIDLNSKESIFPILNCIILAEVIGNTLQSLDSFGNLAKWSIENLSKPLELLELKKENNISNITVGTHGSETICGTCSGQIIKINDQVEVNQAHRSFISAIDYNPSNIGKILANF